One window of Biomphalaria glabrata chromosome 6, xgBioGlab47.1, whole genome shotgun sequence genomic DNA carries:
- the LOC106052139 gene encoding uncharacterized protein LOC106052139 isoform X1: MFRNVFSGCVSDRSSQAEVLRSQKLKFGASLSSALKHGYLPGPLVDILVHIAKEGVTTADVFRRPGNPNDTRRIVKRLTEGKQVIYANYSFYTLASVVKKFLLKIPGGIFSPEGEEALLRVLTLTQKMDQIEAVHSFIEKLSPAHQQLISLLFGTWFRIVTYQEKNCMSVEALSRSVAGSMFHTCAEDPAKVEKASRIMQFLIDNFGVERMFGQENLRFFAETTHTGIHIRELYRYSYRPDSQLIPRKQAVRVFDAYIEKEASKYGFDLVQNATAPDLIEVTKMNEEDDENEDCGLGKERELSESPPTSPTALRHSDMSRDTDDQDDSHIMLNVSTLSAPEVSLVPSPEVSKRPKSLEDNLNDVRSHYQSRCLSRFNSVKRKQLERLRQRSDWFLSPTVRERNNSRKGRCESSLVSSTISSSSQHHGGNGNGGGHNTTHSNGSKVLQQKNSGNSVVTKASSEGAVLEGFSDGDSVFTDNTSRSESPASEPVWSHILKVHSRDIIHSDTIAELGAPGMSLYGGSGADLSLDSHDNVSSHYAGMSLGSQLDEEEEDRMRGYEEGDDEPDDDEDNNTPTGVQEEEDTTLMTSSLPDLQQQCVGDDSSSRSKDSPLDPFEIANDSRLQRFGSLRGSFKTQLQAIDHQATAGADLTNGQQKQHNPLEDKAHIDSVRDPAGHGEQQQEAEIVQCFLVERTYGGQTLDS, encoded by the exons ATGTTTCGCAATGTATTTAGTGGATGTGTTTCTGACCGTAGCTCACAAGCAGAAGTACTGCGATCTCAAAA ATTAAAATTTGGGGCCTCTCTGTCTTCAGCTTTGAAGCATGGTTACTTGCCAGGGCCTCTTGTG GACATACTGGTACACATTGCCAAAGAAGGCGTCACAACTGCTGATGTTTTTCGACGTCCTGGAAATCCAAATGACACAAGAAGAATTGTGAAGAGACTGACAGAAGGAAAACAAGTCATCTATGCTAATTACAGTTTCTATACTCTCGCCTCTGTAGTTAAG AAATTTCTTCTCAAGATTCCTGGAGGTATCTTCTCACCTGAAGGAGAGGAAGCATTACTGAGAGTTCTCACACTGACTCAGAAAATGGATCAAATTGAAGCTGTGCATAG CTTTATAGAAAAGTTATCTCCTGCCCATCAGCAGCTCATTTCCTTGTTGTTTGGCACTTGGTTTCGAATAGTCACTTATCAGGAAAAGAATTGCATGTCAGTGGAGGCCTTGTCTCGTAGTGTTGCTGGCAGCATGTTTCACACTTGTGCAGAAGATCCAGCAAAG GTGGAAAAAGCAAGTCGCATCATGCAGTTTTTGATAGATAATTTTGGAGTCGAGAGAATGTTCGGTCAAGAAAACCTTAGGTTTTTTGCAGAGACAACCCATACTGGCATTCATATACGAGAACTATATCGGTATAGTTATCGGCCAGATTCACAACTCATTCCAC GAAAGCAGGCTGTTCGTGTGTTTGATGCATATATTGAAAAAGAAGCTTCCAAGTATGGTTTTGACTTGGTTCAGAATG CCACAGCACCAGATTTAATAGAAGTCACTAAAATGAATGAAGAAGATGACGAGAATGAGGATTGTGGTCTTGGGAAGGAGCGAGAGCTTAGCGAGAGCCCACCAACATCTCCCACTGCTCTTCGTCACTCGGACATGTCCCGGGATACAGATGATCAAGATGATTCTCACATTATGCTCAATGTGTCCACACTTTCAGCTCCTGAAGTATCATTGGTTCCTTCCCCAGAAGTTTCAAAG cGTCCGAAATCATTGGAAGACAATTTAAATGATGTACGTTCTCATTATCAAAGCCGGTGCCTCAGTAGATTTAACTCTGTAAAGCGCAAGCAGTTAGAAAGGTTGAGACAAAGGTCAGACTGGTTTCTGAGTCCAACAGTGAGGGAACGCAACAACAGTCGAAAGGGCAGGTGTGAAAGTAGTCTGGTGTCTAGCACCATCAGTAGCAGCAGCCAACACCATGGTGGCAACGGTAATGGTGGGGGCCATAACACTACTCATTCTAATGGCAGCAAAGTCCTGCAACAAAAAAACTCAGGGAATTCTGTGGTTACCAAAGCATCTTCAGAAGGAGCTGTCCTAGAAGGATTTTCAGATGGTGACAGTGTCTTCACAGACAACACGAGCAGAAGTGAGTCCCCTGCCTCTGAGCCTGTATGGTCGCACATACTCAAGGTGCATTCTCGAGATATCATTCACAGTGACACCATTGCAGAGCTAGGTGCTCCGGGGATGAGCTTGTACGGAGGAAGTGGTGCAGACCTGAGCCTGGATTCACATGACAATGTCAGCAGTCACTATGCTGGTATGTCTCTTGGGAGTCAGCtggatgaagaagaagaagacagaaTGAGAGGCTACGAGGAAGGGGACGATGAGCCggatgatgatgaagataacAACACACCTACTGGGGtccaggaagaagaagacacAACACTCATGACTTCCTCATTACCTGATCTGCAGCAGCAGTGCGTTGGGGATGACAGTAGCTCACGCAGCAAGGATTCTCCGCTGGACCCTTTTGAAATTGCAAATGACTCTCGGCTCCAAAGATTTGGCAGCCTTAGAGGTAGCTTTAAAACTCAACTCCAAGCTATAGATCATCAGGCAACTGCAGGTGCAGATCTTACAAATGGGCAGCAAAAACAGCATAATCCATTAGAGGACAAGGCACACATTGATAGTGTGAGGGACCCAGCTGGACATGGTGAGCAACAACAGGAGGCAGAGATTGTTCAGTGTTTTCTAGTGGAGCGCACATATGGAGGTCAAACTTTAGATTCCTAG
- the LOC106052139 gene encoding uncharacterized protein LOC106052139 isoform X2 codes for MFRNVFSGCVSDRSSQAEVLRSQKLKFGASLSSALKHGYLPGPLVDILVHIAKEGVTTADVFRRPGNPNDTRRIVKRLTEGKQVIYANYSFYTLASVVKKFLLKIPGGIFSPEGEEALLRVLTLTQKMDQIEAVHSFIEKLSPAHQQLISLLFGTWFRIVTYQEKNCMSVEALSRSVAGSMFHTCAEDPAKVEKASRIMQFLIDNFGVERMFGQENLRFFAETTHTGIHIRELYRYSYRPDSQLIPPTAPDLIEVTKMNEEDDENEDCGLGKERELSESPPTSPTALRHSDMSRDTDDQDDSHIMLNVSTLSAPEVSLVPSPEVSKRPKSLEDNLNDVRSHYQSRCLSRFNSVKRKQLERLRQRSDWFLSPTVRERNNSRKGRCESSLVSSTISSSSQHHGGNGNGGGHNTTHSNGSKVLQQKNSGNSVVTKASSEGAVLEGFSDGDSVFTDNTSRSESPASEPVWSHILKVHSRDIIHSDTIAELGAPGMSLYGGSGADLSLDSHDNVSSHYAGMSLGSQLDEEEEDRMRGYEEGDDEPDDDEDNNTPTGVQEEEDTTLMTSSLPDLQQQCVGDDSSSRSKDSPLDPFEIANDSRLQRFGSLRGSFKTQLQAIDHQATAGADLTNGQQKQHNPLEDKAHIDSVRDPAGHGEQQQEAEIVQCFLVERTYGGQTLDS; via the exons ATGTTTCGCAATGTATTTAGTGGATGTGTTTCTGACCGTAGCTCACAAGCAGAAGTACTGCGATCTCAAAA ATTAAAATTTGGGGCCTCTCTGTCTTCAGCTTTGAAGCATGGTTACTTGCCAGGGCCTCTTGTG GACATACTGGTACACATTGCCAAAGAAGGCGTCACAACTGCTGATGTTTTTCGACGTCCTGGAAATCCAAATGACACAAGAAGAATTGTGAAGAGACTGACAGAAGGAAAACAAGTCATCTATGCTAATTACAGTTTCTATACTCTCGCCTCTGTAGTTAAG AAATTTCTTCTCAAGATTCCTGGAGGTATCTTCTCACCTGAAGGAGAGGAAGCATTACTGAGAGTTCTCACACTGACTCAGAAAATGGATCAAATTGAAGCTGTGCATAG CTTTATAGAAAAGTTATCTCCTGCCCATCAGCAGCTCATTTCCTTGTTGTTTGGCACTTGGTTTCGAATAGTCACTTATCAGGAAAAGAATTGCATGTCAGTGGAGGCCTTGTCTCGTAGTGTTGCTGGCAGCATGTTTCACACTTGTGCAGAAGATCCAGCAAAG GTGGAAAAAGCAAGTCGCATCATGCAGTTTTTGATAGATAATTTTGGAGTCGAGAGAATGTTCGGTCAAGAAAACCTTAGGTTTTTTGCAGAGACAACCCATACTGGCATTCATATACGAGAACTATATCGGTATAGTTATCGGCCAGATTCACAACTCATTCCAC CCACAGCACCAGATTTAATAGAAGTCACTAAAATGAATGAAGAAGATGACGAGAATGAGGATTGTGGTCTTGGGAAGGAGCGAGAGCTTAGCGAGAGCCCACCAACATCTCCCACTGCTCTTCGTCACTCGGACATGTCCCGGGATACAGATGATCAAGATGATTCTCACATTATGCTCAATGTGTCCACACTTTCAGCTCCTGAAGTATCATTGGTTCCTTCCCCAGAAGTTTCAAAG cGTCCGAAATCATTGGAAGACAATTTAAATGATGTACGTTCTCATTATCAAAGCCGGTGCCTCAGTAGATTTAACTCTGTAAAGCGCAAGCAGTTAGAAAGGTTGAGACAAAGGTCAGACTGGTTTCTGAGTCCAACAGTGAGGGAACGCAACAACAGTCGAAAGGGCAGGTGTGAAAGTAGTCTGGTGTCTAGCACCATCAGTAGCAGCAGCCAACACCATGGTGGCAACGGTAATGGTGGGGGCCATAACACTACTCATTCTAATGGCAGCAAAGTCCTGCAACAAAAAAACTCAGGGAATTCTGTGGTTACCAAAGCATCTTCAGAAGGAGCTGTCCTAGAAGGATTTTCAGATGGTGACAGTGTCTTCACAGACAACACGAGCAGAAGTGAGTCCCCTGCCTCTGAGCCTGTATGGTCGCACATACTCAAGGTGCATTCTCGAGATATCATTCACAGTGACACCATTGCAGAGCTAGGTGCTCCGGGGATGAGCTTGTACGGAGGAAGTGGTGCAGACCTGAGCCTGGATTCACATGACAATGTCAGCAGTCACTATGCTGGTATGTCTCTTGGGAGTCAGCtggatgaagaagaagaagacagaaTGAGAGGCTACGAGGAAGGGGACGATGAGCCggatgatgatgaagataacAACACACCTACTGGGGtccaggaagaagaagacacAACACTCATGACTTCCTCATTACCTGATCTGCAGCAGCAGTGCGTTGGGGATGACAGTAGCTCACGCAGCAAGGATTCTCCGCTGGACCCTTTTGAAATTGCAAATGACTCTCGGCTCCAAAGATTTGGCAGCCTTAGAGGTAGCTTTAAAACTCAACTCCAAGCTATAGATCATCAGGCAACTGCAGGTGCAGATCTTACAAATGGGCAGCAAAAACAGCATAATCCATTAGAGGACAAGGCACACATTGATAGTGTGAGGGACCCAGCTGGACATGGTGAGCAACAACAGGAGGCAGAGATTGTTCAGTGTTTTCTAGTGGAGCGCACATATGGAGGTCAAACTTTAGATTCCTAG